From the genome of Impatiens glandulifera chromosome 9, dImpGla2.1, whole genome shotgun sequence, one region includes:
- the LOC124915206 gene encoding receptor kinase-like protein Xa21 isoform X1: protein MKKICSSLVMITSLMPTTTVIILYLFIIFSSSSSNLMAMAADLPNFNNNISADQSALLSLKSHVTSDPFDILKNNWTGDTTHDIVCSWVGVTCGLRRRRVTSLDLNGMGLVGTIPPQMGNLSFLLRLDLSNNSFHGTLPEGMSGFRRLKYFRVAYNGFAGKVPQWLGNCTELEQIYFQNNSFSVELVVKGIPEEIGKLQKLKVLNLEVNQLTGTIPLSLFNVSTLQVIGLSDNHLSGELPPDLCHYLPDLEGLFLSLNQLEGPIPSSIGRCSNLRVLSLSSNKFVGQIPTEIGNLTNLQVISIITNSLTGPIPREIGKLVNLKQLNLKHNGFTGPISNDIWNSSFLNYVDLTDNNLTGAIPEELGNLHNLERLLLNINKLTGSIPESIFNSSKLYALSLVNNKLSGNLSPNLGLSSPNLKQLYLDINQFSGVIPNSISNASNLMFLDLSRNQFSGPIPSSLGDLRLLQHLNLQENKFTGDPSSHELKFLVSLTKCRYLTILSISENPLNGILPSSIGNLSTSLQGFYFYNSGIKGHIPPEIGNLTGLKALSFYNNELNGSLPETLKELRNLQGFSAYNNDLQGPVPSWLCDLGALSFILLHENEFSGTLPSCLANISSLRQFYVSSNRLVSDIPSSIFSLPDLLELGLSNNSFSGHLSPDIGNLKAAVIIDISYNKLLGELPATIGGLTNLINLSLSDNKFQGPIPESLGKMLSLENLDLSENELSGAIPKSLEALVYLKSFNVSFNHLRGEIPSKGPFLNFSNESFMGNEALCGSPILQLQYPSCSRKKKQTHLIILYVLLPIGVVVVLFIVFLVMLRTRSQRSKKKIDQQGSLPSPLKPLERISYDNLFRATEGFSHSNLIGVGGYSSVYKGLRRDGTTIAVKVFDLRVEGGFKSFDTECEVLKSIQHRNIVGVLTSCSRPDFKALVLEYMPNGSLDKWLYSHNYFLDTLKRLDIMIDVACALEYLHYGFISPLAHCDLKPGNVLLDQDMVGHISDFGISKLLSVDDSIAQTGTLATIGYIAPEYGRGGLVSIKCDVYSYGIMLMETFTRTRPTDERFDEEEGGGLSLKKWVKDSSVEEIIDANLVRMEGKNINGNLECVSAIMDLALACSAESPGERVDIKLALMTLRRIRLMFIG, encoded by the exons atgaaaaaaatatgcaGTAGTCTCGTCATGATCACTTCTCTGATGCCAACAACAACAGTGATAATTCTTTAcctctttataatattttcttcttcttcttctaatctTATGGCTATGGCGGCAGATTTAcccaattttaataataacattagcGCCGACCAGTCTGCTCTCCTATCCCTGAAATCCCACGTTACTTCCGACCCTTTTGACATCCTAAAAAATAACTGGACGGGGGACACTACTCATGACATCGTCTGCAGTTGGGTCGGAGTTACCTGCGGCCTCCGCCGTCGACGAGTCACCTCCCTGGACCTCAATGGCATGGGTTTGGTCGGCACAATTCCCCCGCAGATGGGTAATCTGTCGTTCCTCTTACGCCTTGATCTCTCCAACAATAGCTTCCACGGGACCCTGCCGGAGGGTATGTCTGGATTCCGGCGGCTGAAGTATTTCAGAGTCGCGTATAATGGTTTTGCCGGGAAAGTGCCGCAGTGGCTGGGAAACTGTACAGAGCTTGAACAAATCTATTTTCAGAATAATAGCTTCTCAG TTGAACTCGTGGTGAAAG GAATTCCGGAAGAGATTGGGAAATTGCAGAAGCTGAAGGTGTTGAATTTAGAGGTTAATCAGCTGACGGGCACAATTCCGTTGTCTCTTTTCAACGTCTCGACCTTACAAGTTATTGGACTGTCCGACAATCACTTATCTGGCGAGCTTCCACCGGATTTGTGCCATTATCTTCCCGACCTGGAAGGCCTCTTCTTGTCTTTGAACCAATTGGAGGGACCAATCCCATCCTCCATCGGCAGATGCTCCAACCTTCGGGTTCTTTCTCTCTCGTCTAATAAATTCGTCGGCCAGATTCCCACGGAGATAGGAAACTTAACCAACCTTCAGGTCATCAGTATTATCACTAATAGTTTGACAG GTCCAATTCCACGTGAGATAGGCAAACTTGTCAATTTGAAACAACTGAATCTCAAGCACAATGGCTTCACTGGACCTATTTCAAATGATATTTGGAATTCTTCCTTTCTCAATTATGTAGATCTTACTGACAACAACTTGACGG GTGCTATTCCAGAGGAACTTGGCAATCTTCATAATTTAGAGAGATTGctattgaatataaataaactaactgGTTCTATACCTGAATCAATATTCAACTCTTCCAAATTGTATGCACTTTCATTGGTCAACAACAAGCTTTCTGGCAATCTCTCACCAAATTTAGGCCTTTCGTCCCCCAAtcttaaacaattatatttggACATTAATCAGTTCAGTGGTGTCATCCCAAACTCCATCTCCAATGCTTCAAATCTCATGTTTCTAGATCTCTCTAGAAATCAGTTCAGCGGTCCAATTCCTAGCTCACTCGGTGATTTGAGGCTACTTCAACATCTAAACTTGCAGGAGAACAAATTTACTGGTGACCCTTCTTCTCACGAGTTGAAATTCCTGGTGTCTTTGACAAAATGTAGGTATTTAACAATTCTATCGATATCCGAAAATCCTCTAAATGGAATCCTCCCATCTTCCATTGGCAATCTCTCCACGTCTCTCCAAGGATTTTATTTCTATAATTCTGGAATTAAGGGCCACATCCCTCCAGAAATTGGTAACTTAACAGGATTGAAGGCTTTATCTTTTTACAACAACGAGCTGAACGGCTCACTTCCGGAGACTCTCAAAGAACTAAGGAACCTCCAAGGCTTCAGTGCCTATAATAACGATTTACAAGGACCCGTTCCCAGTTGGCTCTGTGACTTAGGGGCATTAAGCTTTATACTCTTACATGAAAATGAGTTTTCTGGCACGTTGCCGTCTTGTTTGGCAAATATTAGCTCTCTTAGGCAATTCTATGTATCTTCAAATAGACTAGTTTCCGACATTCCTTCAAGCATTTTTAGTCTTCCCGACCTTTTGGAGCTTGGTTTGTCAAATAATTCTTTCAGCGGGCATCTGTCCCCTGATATTGGGAACCTAAAGGCTGCTGTAATTATAGACATATCATATAACAAACTCTTGGGAGAATTGCCGGCCACAATTGGAGGCCTAACGAACTTGATTAATCTTTCTTTATCAGATAACAAATTCCAAGGACCTATTCCCGAGTCACTTGGCAAGATGCTGAGTTTGGAAAACCTAGATCTATCCGAAAACGAACTTTCAGGTGCTATTCCCAAATCTCTGGAGGCGCTAGTTTATCTCAAGTCCTTTAATGTTTCTTTCAATCACTTGAGAGGAGAAATTCCTTCAAAAGGGCCTTTCCTAAACTTCAGTAATGAGTCGTTTATGGGCAATGAGGCCTTATGCGGATCTCCCATCCTGCAACTGCAATACCCCTCATGTTCTCGGAAGAAAAAACAGACCCATCTTATTATTCTATACGTTCTATTGCCAATTGGCGTGGTGGTGGTGTTGTTTATCGTTTTCTTAGTAATGCTTAGAACACGGTCTCAACGGTCAAAGAAAAAGATTGATCAGCAAGGCAGTCTCCCCTCACCTCTAAAGCCTCTTGAAAGGATATCCTACGATAACCTGTTTCGTGCCACCGAAGGATTCAGTCACAGCAACTTGATCGGAGTTGGCGGGTATTCTTCTGTGTATAAAGGGCTGCGCAGAGACGGAACCACCATAGCTGTAAAGGTATTCGACCTGAGGGTGGAAGGCGGTTTTAAGAGCTTTGATACCGAATGCGAGGTGTTGAAAAGCATTCAACACCGAAATATTGTGGGAGTGTTGACTAGTTGTTCTAGACCCGATTTCAAGGCACTCGTGTTGGAATACATGCCTAATGGGAGTCTTGATAAGTGGTTGTACTCTCACAACTATTTCTTGGACACGTTAAAGAGACTAGATATAATGATCGATGTGGCTTGTGCTTTGGAATATCTGCATTACGGGTTTATAAGTCCGTTGGCACACTGTGATTTGAAGCCTGGGAATGTTCTTCTCGACCAAGACATGGTAGGTCACATAAGTGACTTTGGCATTTCTAAGCTTTTAAGTGTAGATGATAGTATTGCTCAAACCGGGACACTGGCTACAATTGGATATATTGCCCCAG AATATGGGAGGGGAGGTTTGGTTTCCATAAAATGTGATGTGTACAGCTATGGAATCATGCTTATGGAAACATTTACAAGAACAAGGCCAACAGATGAGAGGTTTGATGAGGAGGAAGGGGGAGGATTAAGTTTGAAGAAATGGGTGAAGGATTCTTCAGTAGAGGAGATAATAGATGCCAATTTGGTGAGGATGGAGGGAAAGAACATAAATGGTAATCTGGAATGTGTATCAGCCATTATGGATTTGGCTTTGGCTTGCTCTGCTGAATCTCCTGGAGAGAGGGTTGACATCAAACTGGCCCTGATGACTCTGAGGAGGATCAGACTGATGTTTATTGGGTAA
- the LOC124915206 gene encoding receptor kinase-like protein Xa21 isoform X2, whose amino-acid sequence MKKICSSLVMITSLMPTTTVIILYLFIIFSSSSSNLMAMAADLPNFNNNISADQSALLSLKSHVTSDPFDILKNNWTGDTTHDIVCSWVGVTCGLRRRRVTSLDLNGMGLVGTIPPQMGNLSFLLRLDLSNNSFHGTLPEGMSGFRRLKYFRVAYNGFAGKVPQWLGNCTELEQIYFQNNSFSGIPEEIGKLQKLKVLNLEVNQLTGTIPLSLFNVSTLQVIGLSDNHLSGELPPDLCHYLPDLEGLFLSLNQLEGPIPSSIGRCSNLRVLSLSSNKFVGQIPTEIGNLTNLQVISIITNSLTGPIPREIGKLVNLKQLNLKHNGFTGPISNDIWNSSFLNYVDLTDNNLTGAIPEELGNLHNLERLLLNINKLTGSIPESIFNSSKLYALSLVNNKLSGNLSPNLGLSSPNLKQLYLDINQFSGVIPNSISNASNLMFLDLSRNQFSGPIPSSLGDLRLLQHLNLQENKFTGDPSSHELKFLVSLTKCRYLTILSISENPLNGILPSSIGNLSTSLQGFYFYNSGIKGHIPPEIGNLTGLKALSFYNNELNGSLPETLKELRNLQGFSAYNNDLQGPVPSWLCDLGALSFILLHENEFSGTLPSCLANISSLRQFYVSSNRLVSDIPSSIFSLPDLLELGLSNNSFSGHLSPDIGNLKAAVIIDISYNKLLGELPATIGGLTNLINLSLSDNKFQGPIPESLGKMLSLENLDLSENELSGAIPKSLEALVYLKSFNVSFNHLRGEIPSKGPFLNFSNESFMGNEALCGSPILQLQYPSCSRKKKQTHLIILYVLLPIGVVVVLFIVFLVMLRTRSQRSKKKIDQQGSLPSPLKPLERISYDNLFRATEGFSHSNLIGVGGYSSVYKGLRRDGTTIAVKVFDLRVEGGFKSFDTECEVLKSIQHRNIVGVLTSCSRPDFKALVLEYMPNGSLDKWLYSHNYFLDTLKRLDIMIDVACALEYLHYGFISPLAHCDLKPGNVLLDQDMVGHISDFGISKLLSVDDSIAQTGTLATIGYIAPEYGRGGLVSIKCDVYSYGIMLMETFTRTRPTDERFDEEEGGGLSLKKWVKDSSVEEIIDANLVRMEGKNINGNLECVSAIMDLALACSAESPGERVDIKLALMTLRRIRLMFIG is encoded by the exons atgaaaaaaatatgcaGTAGTCTCGTCATGATCACTTCTCTGATGCCAACAACAACAGTGATAATTCTTTAcctctttataatattttcttcttcttcttctaatctTATGGCTATGGCGGCAGATTTAcccaattttaataataacattagcGCCGACCAGTCTGCTCTCCTATCCCTGAAATCCCACGTTACTTCCGACCCTTTTGACATCCTAAAAAATAACTGGACGGGGGACACTACTCATGACATCGTCTGCAGTTGGGTCGGAGTTACCTGCGGCCTCCGCCGTCGACGAGTCACCTCCCTGGACCTCAATGGCATGGGTTTGGTCGGCACAATTCCCCCGCAGATGGGTAATCTGTCGTTCCTCTTACGCCTTGATCTCTCCAACAATAGCTTCCACGGGACCCTGCCGGAGGGTATGTCTGGATTCCGGCGGCTGAAGTATTTCAGAGTCGCGTATAATGGTTTTGCCGGGAAAGTGCCGCAGTGGCTGGGAAACTGTACAGAGCTTGAACAAATCTATTTTCAGAATAATAGCTTCTCAG GAATTCCGGAAGAGATTGGGAAATTGCAGAAGCTGAAGGTGTTGAATTTAGAGGTTAATCAGCTGACGGGCACAATTCCGTTGTCTCTTTTCAACGTCTCGACCTTACAAGTTATTGGACTGTCCGACAATCACTTATCTGGCGAGCTTCCACCGGATTTGTGCCATTATCTTCCCGACCTGGAAGGCCTCTTCTTGTCTTTGAACCAATTGGAGGGACCAATCCCATCCTCCATCGGCAGATGCTCCAACCTTCGGGTTCTTTCTCTCTCGTCTAATAAATTCGTCGGCCAGATTCCCACGGAGATAGGAAACTTAACCAACCTTCAGGTCATCAGTATTATCACTAATAGTTTGACAG GTCCAATTCCACGTGAGATAGGCAAACTTGTCAATTTGAAACAACTGAATCTCAAGCACAATGGCTTCACTGGACCTATTTCAAATGATATTTGGAATTCTTCCTTTCTCAATTATGTAGATCTTACTGACAACAACTTGACGG GTGCTATTCCAGAGGAACTTGGCAATCTTCATAATTTAGAGAGATTGctattgaatataaataaactaactgGTTCTATACCTGAATCAATATTCAACTCTTCCAAATTGTATGCACTTTCATTGGTCAACAACAAGCTTTCTGGCAATCTCTCACCAAATTTAGGCCTTTCGTCCCCCAAtcttaaacaattatatttggACATTAATCAGTTCAGTGGTGTCATCCCAAACTCCATCTCCAATGCTTCAAATCTCATGTTTCTAGATCTCTCTAGAAATCAGTTCAGCGGTCCAATTCCTAGCTCACTCGGTGATTTGAGGCTACTTCAACATCTAAACTTGCAGGAGAACAAATTTACTGGTGACCCTTCTTCTCACGAGTTGAAATTCCTGGTGTCTTTGACAAAATGTAGGTATTTAACAATTCTATCGATATCCGAAAATCCTCTAAATGGAATCCTCCCATCTTCCATTGGCAATCTCTCCACGTCTCTCCAAGGATTTTATTTCTATAATTCTGGAATTAAGGGCCACATCCCTCCAGAAATTGGTAACTTAACAGGATTGAAGGCTTTATCTTTTTACAACAACGAGCTGAACGGCTCACTTCCGGAGACTCTCAAAGAACTAAGGAACCTCCAAGGCTTCAGTGCCTATAATAACGATTTACAAGGACCCGTTCCCAGTTGGCTCTGTGACTTAGGGGCATTAAGCTTTATACTCTTACATGAAAATGAGTTTTCTGGCACGTTGCCGTCTTGTTTGGCAAATATTAGCTCTCTTAGGCAATTCTATGTATCTTCAAATAGACTAGTTTCCGACATTCCTTCAAGCATTTTTAGTCTTCCCGACCTTTTGGAGCTTGGTTTGTCAAATAATTCTTTCAGCGGGCATCTGTCCCCTGATATTGGGAACCTAAAGGCTGCTGTAATTATAGACATATCATATAACAAACTCTTGGGAGAATTGCCGGCCACAATTGGAGGCCTAACGAACTTGATTAATCTTTCTTTATCAGATAACAAATTCCAAGGACCTATTCCCGAGTCACTTGGCAAGATGCTGAGTTTGGAAAACCTAGATCTATCCGAAAACGAACTTTCAGGTGCTATTCCCAAATCTCTGGAGGCGCTAGTTTATCTCAAGTCCTTTAATGTTTCTTTCAATCACTTGAGAGGAGAAATTCCTTCAAAAGGGCCTTTCCTAAACTTCAGTAATGAGTCGTTTATGGGCAATGAGGCCTTATGCGGATCTCCCATCCTGCAACTGCAATACCCCTCATGTTCTCGGAAGAAAAAACAGACCCATCTTATTATTCTATACGTTCTATTGCCAATTGGCGTGGTGGTGGTGTTGTTTATCGTTTTCTTAGTAATGCTTAGAACACGGTCTCAACGGTCAAAGAAAAAGATTGATCAGCAAGGCAGTCTCCCCTCACCTCTAAAGCCTCTTGAAAGGATATCCTACGATAACCTGTTTCGTGCCACCGAAGGATTCAGTCACAGCAACTTGATCGGAGTTGGCGGGTATTCTTCTGTGTATAAAGGGCTGCGCAGAGACGGAACCACCATAGCTGTAAAGGTATTCGACCTGAGGGTGGAAGGCGGTTTTAAGAGCTTTGATACCGAATGCGAGGTGTTGAAAAGCATTCAACACCGAAATATTGTGGGAGTGTTGACTAGTTGTTCTAGACCCGATTTCAAGGCACTCGTGTTGGAATACATGCCTAATGGGAGTCTTGATAAGTGGTTGTACTCTCACAACTATTTCTTGGACACGTTAAAGAGACTAGATATAATGATCGATGTGGCTTGTGCTTTGGAATATCTGCATTACGGGTTTATAAGTCCGTTGGCACACTGTGATTTGAAGCCTGGGAATGTTCTTCTCGACCAAGACATGGTAGGTCACATAAGTGACTTTGGCATTTCTAAGCTTTTAAGTGTAGATGATAGTATTGCTCAAACCGGGACACTGGCTACAATTGGATATATTGCCCCAG AATATGGGAGGGGAGGTTTGGTTTCCATAAAATGTGATGTGTACAGCTATGGAATCATGCTTATGGAAACATTTACAAGAACAAGGCCAACAGATGAGAGGTTTGATGAGGAGGAAGGGGGAGGATTAAGTTTGAAGAAATGGGTGAAGGATTCTTCAGTAGAGGAGATAATAGATGCCAATTTGGTGAGGATGGAGGGAAAGAACATAAATGGTAATCTGGAATGTGTATCAGCCATTATGGATTTGGCTTTGGCTTGCTCTGCTGAATCTCCTGGAGAGAGGGTTGACATCAAACTGGCCCTGATGACTCTGAGGAGGATCAGACTGATGTTTATTGGGTAA
- the LOC124915206 gene encoding LRR receptor-like serine/threonine-protein kinase EFR isoform X3 codes for MVLPGKCRSGWETVQSLNKSIFRIIASQMSGIPEEIGKLQKLKVLNLEVNQLTGTIPLSLFNVSTLQVIGLSDNHLSGELPPDLCHYLPDLEGLFLSLNQLEGPIPSSIGRCSNLRVLSLSSNKFVGQIPTEIGNLTNLQVISIITNSLTGPIPREIGKLVNLKQLNLKHNGFTGPISNDIWNSSFLNYVDLTDNNLTGAIPEELGNLHNLERLLLNINKLTGSIPESIFNSSKLYALSLVNNKLSGNLSPNLGLSSPNLKQLYLDINQFSGVIPNSISNASNLMFLDLSRNQFSGPIPSSLGDLRLLQHLNLQENKFTGDPSSHELKFLVSLTKCRYLTILSISENPLNGILPSSIGNLSTSLQGFYFYNSGIKGHIPPEIGNLTGLKALSFYNNELNGSLPETLKELRNLQGFSAYNNDLQGPVPSWLCDLGALSFILLHENEFSGTLPSCLANISSLRQFYVSSNRLVSDIPSSIFSLPDLLELGLSNNSFSGHLSPDIGNLKAAVIIDISYNKLLGELPATIGGLTNLINLSLSDNKFQGPIPESLGKMLSLENLDLSENELSGAIPKSLEALVYLKSFNVSFNHLRGEIPSKGPFLNFSNESFMGNEALCGSPILQLQYPSCSRKKKQTHLIILYVLLPIGVVVVLFIVFLVMLRTRSQRSKKKIDQQGSLPSPLKPLERISYDNLFRATEGFSHSNLIGVGGYSSVYKGLRRDGTTIAVKVFDLRVEGGFKSFDTECEVLKSIQHRNIVGVLTSCSRPDFKALVLEYMPNGSLDKWLYSHNYFLDTLKRLDIMIDVACALEYLHYGFISPLAHCDLKPGNVLLDQDMVGHISDFGISKLLSVDDSIAQTGTLATIGYIAPEYGRGGLVSIKCDVYSYGIMLMETFTRTRPTDERFDEEEGGGLSLKKWVKDSSVEEIIDANLVRMEGKNINGNLECVSAIMDLALACSAESPGERVDIKLALMTLRRIRLMFIG; via the exons ATGGTTTTGCCGGGAAAGTGCCGCAGTGGCTGGGAAACTGTACAGAGCTTGAACAAATCTATTTTCAGAATAATAGCTTCTCAG ATGTCAGGAATTCCGGAAGAGATTGGGAAATTGCAGAAGCTGAAGGTGTTGAATTTAGAGGTTAATCAGCTGACGGGCACAATTCCGTTGTCTCTTTTCAACGTCTCGACCTTACAAGTTATTGGACTGTCCGACAATCACTTATCTGGCGAGCTTCCACCGGATTTGTGCCATTATCTTCCCGACCTGGAAGGCCTCTTCTTGTCTTTGAACCAATTGGAGGGACCAATCCCATCCTCCATCGGCAGATGCTCCAACCTTCGGGTTCTTTCTCTCTCGTCTAATAAATTCGTCGGCCAGATTCCCACGGAGATAGGAAACTTAACCAACCTTCAGGTCATCAGTATTATCACTAATAGTTTGACAG GTCCAATTCCACGTGAGATAGGCAAACTTGTCAATTTGAAACAACTGAATCTCAAGCACAATGGCTTCACTGGACCTATTTCAAATGATATTTGGAATTCTTCCTTTCTCAATTATGTAGATCTTACTGACAACAACTTGACGG GTGCTATTCCAGAGGAACTTGGCAATCTTCATAATTTAGAGAGATTGctattgaatataaataaactaactgGTTCTATACCTGAATCAATATTCAACTCTTCCAAATTGTATGCACTTTCATTGGTCAACAACAAGCTTTCTGGCAATCTCTCACCAAATTTAGGCCTTTCGTCCCCCAAtcttaaacaattatatttggACATTAATCAGTTCAGTGGTGTCATCCCAAACTCCATCTCCAATGCTTCAAATCTCATGTTTCTAGATCTCTCTAGAAATCAGTTCAGCGGTCCAATTCCTAGCTCACTCGGTGATTTGAGGCTACTTCAACATCTAAACTTGCAGGAGAACAAATTTACTGGTGACCCTTCTTCTCACGAGTTGAAATTCCTGGTGTCTTTGACAAAATGTAGGTATTTAACAATTCTATCGATATCCGAAAATCCTCTAAATGGAATCCTCCCATCTTCCATTGGCAATCTCTCCACGTCTCTCCAAGGATTTTATTTCTATAATTCTGGAATTAAGGGCCACATCCCTCCAGAAATTGGTAACTTAACAGGATTGAAGGCTTTATCTTTTTACAACAACGAGCTGAACGGCTCACTTCCGGAGACTCTCAAAGAACTAAGGAACCTCCAAGGCTTCAGTGCCTATAATAACGATTTACAAGGACCCGTTCCCAGTTGGCTCTGTGACTTAGGGGCATTAAGCTTTATACTCTTACATGAAAATGAGTTTTCTGGCACGTTGCCGTCTTGTTTGGCAAATATTAGCTCTCTTAGGCAATTCTATGTATCTTCAAATAGACTAGTTTCCGACATTCCTTCAAGCATTTTTAGTCTTCCCGACCTTTTGGAGCTTGGTTTGTCAAATAATTCTTTCAGCGGGCATCTGTCCCCTGATATTGGGAACCTAAAGGCTGCTGTAATTATAGACATATCATATAACAAACTCTTGGGAGAATTGCCGGCCACAATTGGAGGCCTAACGAACTTGATTAATCTTTCTTTATCAGATAACAAATTCCAAGGACCTATTCCCGAGTCACTTGGCAAGATGCTGAGTTTGGAAAACCTAGATCTATCCGAAAACGAACTTTCAGGTGCTATTCCCAAATCTCTGGAGGCGCTAGTTTATCTCAAGTCCTTTAATGTTTCTTTCAATCACTTGAGAGGAGAAATTCCTTCAAAAGGGCCTTTCCTAAACTTCAGTAATGAGTCGTTTATGGGCAATGAGGCCTTATGCGGATCTCCCATCCTGCAACTGCAATACCCCTCATGTTCTCGGAAGAAAAAACAGACCCATCTTATTATTCTATACGTTCTATTGCCAATTGGCGTGGTGGTGGTGTTGTTTATCGTTTTCTTAGTAATGCTTAGAACACGGTCTCAACGGTCAAAGAAAAAGATTGATCAGCAAGGCAGTCTCCCCTCACCTCTAAAGCCTCTTGAAAGGATATCCTACGATAACCTGTTTCGTGCCACCGAAGGATTCAGTCACAGCAACTTGATCGGAGTTGGCGGGTATTCTTCTGTGTATAAAGGGCTGCGCAGAGACGGAACCACCATAGCTGTAAAGGTATTCGACCTGAGGGTGGAAGGCGGTTTTAAGAGCTTTGATACCGAATGCGAGGTGTTGAAAAGCATTCAACACCGAAATATTGTGGGAGTGTTGACTAGTTGTTCTAGACCCGATTTCAAGGCACTCGTGTTGGAATACATGCCTAATGGGAGTCTTGATAAGTGGTTGTACTCTCACAACTATTTCTTGGACACGTTAAAGAGACTAGATATAATGATCGATGTGGCTTGTGCTTTGGAATATCTGCATTACGGGTTTATAAGTCCGTTGGCACACTGTGATTTGAAGCCTGGGAATGTTCTTCTCGACCAAGACATGGTAGGTCACATAAGTGACTTTGGCATTTCTAAGCTTTTAAGTGTAGATGATAGTATTGCTCAAACCGGGACACTGGCTACAATTGGATATATTGCCCCAG AATATGGGAGGGGAGGTTTGGTTTCCATAAAATGTGATGTGTACAGCTATGGAATCATGCTTATGGAAACATTTACAAGAACAAGGCCAACAGATGAGAGGTTTGATGAGGAGGAAGGGGGAGGATTAAGTTTGAAGAAATGGGTGAAGGATTCTTCAGTAGAGGAGATAATAGATGCCAATTTGGTGAGGATGGAGGGAAAGAACATAAATGGTAATCTGGAATGTGTATCAGCCATTATGGATTTGGCTTTGGCTTGCTCTGCTGAATCTCCTGGAGAGAGGGTTGACATCAAACTGGCCCTGATGACTCTGAGGAGGATCAGACTGATGTTTATTGGGTAA